From the Streptomonospora nanhaiensis genome, the window GTGGGGTGCGCCGGGCGTTCCGGCGGTTGTGGGTGGCGTGGGGGAGTCGGCGGCCCCGGCGGGTCGGGCGGGTCCGGCGGAGGCTTCGGAGGAGGCCGCGGTACGGGCCAGGAAGGGCGCTATGGCGTGGCTCAGGGCCGCGCGGTCCAGCGGCTCGTCGTGGAGCACGGCGTGCACGGTGGCCCCGTCGAGATAGACCGCGATGGCGCGGGCGGAGTCGGGGTCGGTGTGCGCCGAGAGGATGCCCACGAGGTCGTCGAACCAGCTCAGCGCCAGCGGTCTGAGCGCGGGGTCGCGGGCCCCGGCGACGTAGAGCGCCATGTCGGCGTAGACCTGGGCGGTGCCGCACAGGTAGTCGTGCAGCGCGGCGGCCAGGGTGTCGGGGTCGGCGCCGCCCTCCAGGGTGCGCCGGATGCCGGCGAGCTGGTCGTCCTGCCGGCGGGCGAGGAGGCGCAGCGCCTCGGTGCTCAGCTCCTCCAGGGAGGAGAAGTAGTAGGTGGTCGCCCCGAGCGGCACCCCGGCCCGCGCGGCCACCCGCCGGTGCGTCAGGTCGACGGCCCCCTGCTCGGCGATCAGGTCCGCCGCCGCCTCGATGATGGCCCGCCGCCGCCCCGAGGGATCCCGCCGGGCCCGCCGGGCGCCGGCCCCGGCGGCCCGGGCGGGTTCGGCGCGCGTGGCGGGATCCGTTCCTCCAGTGGAGTCCATGTGCCTCACCTCCTGTGTACAAATGTACAAGTACAAAAGTAAAAGTACGAATGTACACAACATGACCCTGCTCACGGGGGTGCGGGGACGGGTGGGATGGCGCCGTTCCGCCGTGCCCATCGGCGATCGGCGGACCGCCGGTCAACGGCCATGCCGGCGAAGGTCGAGGCGGCGACGGCGCGGCGACGGTGGGACGGGGCGGGGGCGGGCGGTTGGCGGTCAGGTCGGCGCGGGCCGGGGGTGTCGACGGGGCGGCGAGGACGCCTGCGGCGGGGCTGCCGCGCGCCCTTCCGCCTTCGGCGCACCGTCGCCGCCTCAACACCTACGGGTCCGGTGGCCGCGCGCCCCGACCACCGGCAGGCGCTGGTGCCCGTCGCGCGCCTCGCCCCTTGCCGTCCCTGCCGTTGTCCGTCGGCCGGGCGCCCCGTGGCCTTCGGGGCGGCGGGCTTGGTCTTGCGGGAGGTAGAGTCCCGGGCGGGAACGGTGCCGCGAAACGCCGCATTTCGGACTCGGTGCGGGGCCTGCTCGGGGTAGAGGGGACCGCGGCCGCCGCGTTGCCCGCTTCGAGGCGTGACCGCGGCGACCCGCCGGTGGTCGCCGGACGACACCTGGGAGACGAGACGCCCTGATGAGGAAATGGCTGCTGCTGGCGGCGGCGATCCTGATGGAGGTCACCGCCACGCTCTCCCTGCGCGCGGCCCTGGACGCCCCGGCCCTCTACGCCGTGGTCGCCGCCGGCTACGTCGGCTCGTTCGCCGCTCTGGGGCTCGTGCTGCGCGCCGGGATGGGGATCGGTGTGGCCTACGGCGTCTGGGGCGCCAGCGGGGTCGCGCTGACCGCCGTCATGGCCACGCTGCTCTTCGGCGACCCGCTGACCGTGGTGATGGGCGTCGGCATCGCCCTGGTCATCGGCGGGGTGCTGTGCGTCGAACTCGGCGCCCAGGCCGCCGCCAGAAGGGCGCGGGAAGCGGAGCGGGCCGGGGCATGAGCTGGATCTTCCTCGCGTGCGCGATCCTCACCGAGGTGGCCGCCACGCTCTCGCTGCGGATGGCCTCCCAGCCCGGCGGCGCCAAGGCGTGGTGGGCGGGTGTGGGCGCCGGCTACGTCGCCGCCTTCGGGTTCCTCACCCTCACGCTGAGCAGCGGGCTGGCCCTGGGCGTCGCCTACGGCATCTGGGCGGCGGTGGGCGTGGCCCTGACCGCGCTGGCCTCGCGCGTGCTCTTCAAGGAGCCCCTGACCACGGTCATGGTCCTGGGCATCGTGCTCATCGCCGCAGGGGTGCTGTGCATCGAACTCGGTGCCGCGCACTGACGCCGGGGGCGCGGTGCCGGTTGGCGGGCCGCGCCCCCGGCACCGCGCGGACCCGCGCGGGCGCGGCCCCGTCCCTCCCGCTCAGTGCTCCCGCGTCCAGGCGGGCGTGATCCGCATCTCGGTGAACCGCCAGCCCTCCGGGGTCCGCGCGGCGCCGCAGGCCACGCGCAGGCCGCCGGTCCGGTGCGGCGGCTCGCCGCCCCGGTAGAAGTACACGAGCTGGTTCGCCGCCGCGGTGGCCCGGTCGCCGTCCAGGTGCACCAGCACGTCGCCGTGCACGTGCTGGGTCAGCTCCTCCCCGGTCAGGGCGCTCTTGAGGAAGCCGGTCACCTCCGCCAGGCCGCGCAGCTCGCCGCCGCGCGGCGAGTGGACCACGATGTCGTCGTGGTAGACGGTGCGGGCGTCGTCGGGGCGGCGGGCGTCCAGCAGGTCGGCCAGCCGGGCGAACAGCTCGGCGACCTCGGCGCGGTCGGCGGTCAGGGTGGTGGACACGGAGACTCCTTGATGGTGTGGCCAATGTTGGCTGTGCCAACGATAAACCATATTGTTGGTCTTGCCAACGGCTCTGCCGCCAAGCCCCTCCTTCGCCCCCGCCCGGCTCGCTCCCGCTCCGCGCGCCGCTGAACCCGGTGGCCCGGCCGCGCGGGCGGGCTCCAGCCGCCGTCCAAGTCCGGTCACGCGGCGGGCCAACCGCCGTCCCCCGCCCGTCCCGGGCGGCCTTCCCGCGGTGCCGCGCCGGGATCCAAGCCCCGTCAAGGCGGTCTGGAGGCGCGGGCGGCCGTCACCGAGCGTGCTCCCCGCCCCGGCGGCCCGCCCCCGCCTCCGGCGCCTCCGACCGGCCGGTTCCCGCCCCCGCGCGGCCCTCGGGCCCCCGCCCTCCGGCCCCCGCCGCCTCCTGGCCCGCCGTCACACGGAGTGACCACCGGGCGGGCCGCCGCCCCCTCCCGGCGGGTCCGCGCCGCAGCGCGCGCCGCAACCCCACCGTCCGCCATTCGCTACACTCGGCCCGGTTAACCGCCCGCCGCTGAAGCGGATCGCCCAGGTCGGGAGTCGGCCGACCGGGCTTCGGGGTTTTAAGGAGGGGGCTCGGTCGGGTGTTCAGTCGTATCGCCATCGTCAACCGTGGTGAGGCCGCGATGCGGCTCATCAACGCTGTCCGCGAACTGTCCGCGGAGGCGGGCCGACCGATCGAAACCGTCGCCCTGCACACCGACGTCGACCGCACCGCCACGTTCGTGCGCGAGGCCGACATCGCCTACGACCTCGGCCCCGCCTCGGCGCGCCCCTACCTCGACCTCGCCGTGCTGGAGCGCGCCCTGGTCGAGACCAAGGCCGACGCCGCGTGGGTGGGCTGGGGCTTCGTCGCCGAGGACCCCGCGTTCGCCGAGTTGTGCGAACGCGTCGGCGTGACCTTCGTCGGCCCCAGCGCCGACGCCATGCGCCGCCTGGGCGACAAGATCGGCGCCAAGCTGCTGGCCGAGGAGGTCGGCGTGCCCGTCGCGCCGTGGAGCCGCGGCGCCGTGGAGACCCTGGACGCCGCCCTCGCCGCCGCGACCGAGATCGGCTACCCGCTGATGCTCAAGGCCACCGCCGGCGGCGGCGGACGCGGCATCCGCGTCATCACCGGCGAGGCCGAACTGGTCGACGCCTTCGAGCGCACCAGCCAGGAGGCCGCCCGCGCCTTCGGCAGCGGCGTCATGTTCCTGGAGCGCCTGGTCACCGGCGCCCGCCACGTCGAGGTCCAGGTCATCGCCGACGGCCAGGGCACCGCCTGGGCGCTGGGCGTGCGCGACTGCTCGGT encodes:
- a CDS encoding TetR/AcrR family transcriptional regulator encodes the protein MDSTGGTDPATRAEPARAAGAGARRARRDPSGRRRAIIEAAADLIAEQGAVDLTHRRVAARAGVPLGATTYYFSSLEELSTEALRLLARRQDDQLAGIRRTLEGGADPDTLAAALHDYLCGTAQVYADMALYVAGARDPALRPLALSWFDDLVGILSAHTDPDSARAIAVYLDGATVHAVLHDEPLDRAALSHAIAPFLARTAASSEASAGPARPAGAADSPTPPTTAGTPGAPHEKRE
- a CDS encoding DMT family transporter, translating into MRKWLLLAAAILMEVTATLSLRAALDAPALYAVVAAGYVGSFAALGLVLRAGMGIGVAYGVWGASGVALTAVMATLLFGDPLTVVMGVGIALVIGGVLCVELGAQAAARRAREAERAGA
- a CDS encoding DMT family transporter, which codes for MSWIFLACAILTEVAATLSLRMASQPGGAKAWWAGVGAGYVAAFGFLTLTLSSGLALGVAYGIWAAVGVALTALASRVLFKEPLTTVMVLGIVLIAAGVLCIELGAAH
- a CDS encoding nuclear transport factor 2 family protein, translated to MSTTLTADRAEVAELFARLADLLDARRPDDARTVYHDDIVVHSPRGGELRGLAEVTGFLKSALTGEELTQHVHGDVLVHLDGDRATAAANQLVYFYRGGEPPHRTGGLRVACGAARTPEGWRFTEMRITPAWTREH